One genomic window of Haemophilus haemolyticus includes the following:
- the thrB gene encoding homoserine kinase: protein MLRIYAPASSANISVGFDTLGAAISPIDGSLLGDVVQIESISSGFELESAGYFVRKLPKEPQKNIVYQAYVLFSEQLKLRGGNLKPLRLTLEKNMPIGSGLGSSACSIVAALVALNQFNDEPFSKMELLEMMGELEGRISGSIHYDNVAPCYLGGVQFMVQSLGNICQKLPFFDNWYWVLAYPGIEVSTAEARAILPKSYTRQDVIAHGRHLGGFVHACHTHQENLAAIMMKDVIAEPYRESLLPNFAEVKQATRDLGALATGISGSGPTIFSIAPDLQTAIKLSTYLENHYLQNNEGFVHVCKVDNEGAREIK from the coding sequence ATGTTAAGAATTTACGCCCCTGCATCTAGCGCGAATATTAGCGTAGGTTTCGATACTTTAGGTGCTGCGATTTCTCCTATTGATGGTTCATTATTAGGTGATGTGGTTCAAATAGAATCTATTTCAAGTGGTTTTGAGTTAGAAAGTGCGGGCTATTTTGTTCGTAAATTACCGAAAGAACCACAAAAAAATATTGTTTACCAAGCTTATGTGCTATTTAGTGAGCAATTAAAATTACGCGGAGGAAATCTGAAACCTTTGCGTTTAACGCTCGAAAAAAATATGCCTATTGGATCTGGTTTAGGCTCTAGTGCTTGTTCTATTGTTGCTGCATTAGTGGCATTAAATCAGTTTAATGATGAACCTTTTTCGAAAATGGAGTTGCTTGAAATGATGGGAGAATTGGAAGGTCGTATTTCTGGTTCAATCCATTATGATAATGTTGCACCTTGCTATCTTGGCGGTGTGCAATTTATGGTGCAATCACTCGGCAATATTTGTCAAAAATTGCCATTTTTTGATAATTGGTATTGGGTGTTGGCGTATCCTGGAATTGAAGTTTCTACTGCTGAAGCGCGTGCAATTTTACCGAAAAGCTATACTCGACAAGACGTGATTGCCCATGGTCGTCATTTGGGTGGCTTTGTACATGCTTGCCATACCCATCAGGAAAACCTTGCTGCAATTATGATGAAAGATGTCATTGCCGAGCCTTATCGTGAATCTCTGTTACCTAATTTTGCTGAAGTAAAACAAGCTACGCGAGACTTAGGTGCACTTGCCACTGGTATTTCAGGCTCAGGGCCAACAATTTTCTCTATTGCCCCTGATTTACAAACTGCAATTAAACTTTCAACTTATTTAGAGAATCATTATTTACAAAATAATGAAGGTTTTGTGCATGTATGTAAGGTCGATAACGAAGGCGCAAGAGAAATTAAATAA